In one Magallana gigas chromosome 9, xbMagGiga1.1, whole genome shotgun sequence genomic region, the following are encoded:
- the LOC136271373 gene encoding P-granule-associated novel protein 1-like, whose product MMKWKKTRGMLDRQLCVSVVLMYRLSPVLTQICSISNFVDDCGNKGLLWNCSGLNISKIPTVLPPELENINVMLDLSVNQFTSLTEDTFEAIATSSKVTSLILHHNNITKISEMVFQKMSSLCSLDISYAHLKVNDIDVEAFSYLDELQYLQIHQNDFHEAKNPRYPGIQLSKLRSLKYLKIDIFNGFQFQKPFENLSNLSKLEFNTLGEFKITNTSFEGLKLSPLRSLDMLFRNHVDCDVSEDLFCSFPFLDTNISISFGGKCSIDAALRSLKCLQYREIQKIDMTLNDQEIRSDIVNINDMSVKYLSNICVSELIVDRDAIIYLNIHIYKTIIWHCLNKLSLRVNHIQYVAFETVLAFLTLPRLQEINACCNSRLPYMELSNIYNIDKDMKIFPSTLICQEV is encoded by the exons ATGATGAAATGGAAGAAAACTAGAGGTATGCTGGACAGACAGCTATGTGTTTCAGTAGTTTTGATGT ATAGATTATCACCAGTGCTGACAcaaatttgttcaatttcaaaCTTTGTTGACGATTGTGGAAATAAGGGATTGCTGTGGAACTGCAGTGGATTAAACATTTCCAAAATACCAACAGTGTTACCTCCTGAATTGGAAAATATCAATGTTATGCTGGATTTATCAGTCAATCAATTCACTTCTCTAACAGAAGATACATTTGAAGCAATAGCGACTTCCTCCAAGGTGACGTCTCTCATTCTTCATCACAATAACATAACCAAAATTTCAGAGATGGTCTTTCAAAAAATGTCAAGCTTATGCAGTTTGGATATTTCTTATGCACATCTTAAAGTCAATGACATTGATGTCGAAGCCTTTTCTTATCTTGACGAACTCCAGTATCttcaaattcatcaaaatgattttcatgAGGCGAAAAATCCAAGATATCCTGGTATTCAGCTTTCCAAACTTcgttcattaaaatatttgaaaattgatatttttaatggaTTTCAGTTTCAAAAACCGTTTGAAAATCTTTCCAATTTATCCAAATTAGAATTCAATACTCTAGGTGAATTTAAAATAACCAATACTTCTTTCGAGGGTCTTAAGCTCTCCCCACTCCGCAGCCTCGATATGTTGTTTAGAAATCATGTGGACTGTGACGTTTCGGAAGATCTATTTTGCTCGTTTCCGTTCTTAGACACAAATATCAGTATAAGTTTTGGCGGCAAGTGCAGTATTGATGCAGCATTAAGATCACTCAAATGTTTACAATATCgtgaaatacaaaaaattgatatgactTTAAATGATCAAGAAATAAGATCAGACATAGTTAATATAAACGATATGAGCGTTAAGTACCTTTCCAATATCTGCGTGAGTGAGCTAATAGTGGATCGGGACGCAATTATCTATcttaatatacatatttacaaaaCTATAATATggcattgtttaaataaattaagtcTTAGAGTAAATCACATCCAATATGTTGCTTTTGAGACAGTATTAGCTTTTTTAACTTTGCCACGGCTGCAGGAAATAAATGCATGTTGCAATTCCCGTTTACCTTACATGGAATTATCTAATATCTACAATATCGACaaagatatgaaaatatttCCATCAACATTAATCTGCCAAGAAGTCTAA